One window of uncultured Trichococcus sp. genomic DNA carries:
- a CDS encoding alpha-glucosidase: MKNAIRERKDSEHMEHKQWWKEDVVYQVYPKSFYDSDNDGSGDIKGITQKLPYLEELGITMLWICPIFTSPMVDNGYDISDYQGIQPDFGSMADFEELLDEAKKWNISIILDLVVNHTSDEHDWFKQALRDPESKYRDYYIFKEGKDGNPPNNWRSIFGGNVWEKVPGEEKKYYFHTFDKRQPDLNWENPALREEIYAMINWWLEKGIAGFRIDSITFIKKDQDYGDAPADGADGLASVKHKGRNRPGIADFLAELNKKTFNNYPCVSVGEAPGVTYDEFDQYIGEGGYFNMIFDFHYADIDVENGSEWFRKADWKPKQLKELIFESQNAIQKAGWGANFLENHDQPRSISKYIKEEAYQNEIGAKALGTLFFFLRGTPYIYQGQEIGMKNFKRDTIADFNDVSSLDNYPRAMLEGFTAEEALAFVNQRSRDNGRTPFQWDAMKNAGFNEGAEPWLKLVGDHEEVNAADQVNDPDSIFSFYKEMIQLRNHSIHKATLIYGEFSPLKTPDEVIGYERVGDEVIQIFVNMSNQENAIEKVSGSILLNNYETIEQSGTQSLLKPYQAIVLRKDEEHV; the protein is encoded by the coding sequence ATGAAAAACGCAATCAGGGAAAGAAAGGACAGTGAGCACATGGAACATAAGCAATGGTGGAAAGAGGATGTCGTGTATCAGGTTTACCCGAAAAGTTTTTATGATAGCGATAATGACGGCAGCGGCGACATCAAAGGCATCACGCAGAAATTGCCTTACCTGGAGGAATTGGGGATCACGATGCTGTGGATCTGTCCGATCTTCACTTCGCCGATGGTAGACAATGGCTACGACATTTCCGATTACCAAGGGATCCAGCCCGATTTCGGTTCGATGGCCGATTTTGAGGAATTGCTGGATGAAGCCAAGAAGTGGAACATCAGCATCATCCTGGATCTGGTCGTGAACCATACTTCTGATGAACATGACTGGTTCAAGCAGGCTTTGCGCGATCCGGAAAGCAAGTACCGGGACTACTATATCTTCAAAGAAGGCAAGGACGGAAACCCGCCTAACAACTGGCGGTCCATTTTCGGCGGCAATGTCTGGGAGAAGGTGCCGGGCGAAGAAAAAAAATATTACTTCCATACATTCGACAAAAGACAACCGGACCTGAACTGGGAAAACCCAGCATTGCGTGAGGAAATCTACGCGATGATCAACTGGTGGCTGGAAAAAGGCATCGCCGGTTTCCGCATCGACTCCATCACCTTCATAAAAAAGGATCAGGATTACGGCGATGCGCCAGCCGATGGGGCCGATGGATTGGCCAGCGTGAAGCATAAGGGAAGGAACCGTCCGGGAATCGCCGATTTCTTGGCGGAACTGAACAAAAAAACATTCAACAATTATCCATGCGTTTCTGTTGGCGAAGCGCCCGGTGTGACATATGATGAGTTTGACCAATACATCGGAGAAGGCGGCTATTTCAACATGATCTTCGATTTCCACTATGCGGATATCGATGTGGAGAACGGCAGCGAATGGTTCCGCAAGGCCGATTGGAAGCCGAAGCAATTGAAGGAACTGATTTTCGAAAGCCAGAACGCCATCCAAAAAGCCGGGTGGGGAGCGAACTTCCTGGAAAACCACGACCAGCCGCGGTCCATTTCCAAATATATCAAGGAAGAAGCCTATCAGAACGAAATCGGCGCGAAAGCCTTGGGAACACTCTTCTTCTTTTTGCGGGGGACGCCATACATCTATCAAGGGCAGGAAATCGGCATGAAGAATTTCAAACGGGATACAATCGCTGACTTCAATGATGTGTCCAGCCTGGATAACTATCCGCGCGCGATGCTGGAAGGCTTCACCGCGGAAGAAGCGCTCGCCTTTGTGAATCAGCGCTCCCGCGACAACGGGCGGACGCCTTTCCAATGGGATGCCATGAAAAACGCCGGCTTCAATGAGGGAGCGGAACCTTGGCTCAAACTGGTAGGCGATCACGAAGAAGTGAATGCTGCGGACCAAGTGAACGATCCGGATTCCATCTTCAGCTTCTATAAAGAGATGATCCAGCTCAGAAACCATTCCATCCATAAGGCAACGCTGATCTATGGAGAGTTCAGTCCGTTGAAGACGCCTGATGAGGTGATCGGCTATGAACGCGTCGGGGATGAGGTCATCCAGATTTTTGTGAACATGAGCAATCAGGAAAACGCAATCGAGAAGGTTTCCGGATCAATCTTGTTGAACAACTACGAAACCATTGAACAATCCGGAACGCAATCGCTTTTGAAACCATACCAAGCCATCGTACTCAGAAAGGATGAAGAACATGTCTAA
- a CDS encoding LacI family DNA-binding transcriptional regulator, whose product MATIKDVAKKAGLSVSTVSRYLNDHPYISDEKKKRIKAAMDELNYSPSMVATQLRSKKGTMIGILVSRITNPFFSYLVDSIEKNSKLLGYNVLVMQTYDDPAAELKMLELLKQQVITGLIMCSVEGNPDVIETYQQYGPIVFCNERIPGSTIPQVYTDQEQATFEATNYLIAKGYKKIAYCTGGSLTKGGHGNARTAGFERALLESRLPMKKGWIFKEVHTIADGHQIAENILSLPENNRPDAIFTGSDEVASGILQKFLEAGKKVPEDLAIMGFDNQPFTAMLAVKLTTIAQPVDALGREATKVLVAQIEETAYQIDTTDLKLELIKRESA is encoded by the coding sequence ATGGCGACGATCAAGGATGTTGCGAAAAAAGCAGGGCTGTCCGTTTCGACAGTATCCCGGTATCTGAACGACCATCCTTATATTTCGGATGAGAAGAAGAAACGCATCAAAGCTGCGATGGATGAATTGAACTATTCACCCAGCATGGTGGCGACGCAACTGCGCTCCAAAAAAGGCACCATGATTGGGATCTTGGTTTCGCGCATAACGAATCCATTCTTCTCCTATCTGGTGGATTCGATCGAAAAAAACAGCAAGCTTTTGGGCTACAATGTGTTGGTCATGCAGACCTACGACGACCCGGCGGCCGAGCTGAAGATGCTGGAGTTGCTGAAGCAGCAGGTGATCACGGGTTTGATCATGTGCTCAGTCGAAGGGAATCCCGATGTGATCGAAACGTACCAGCAGTATGGACCCATCGTTTTCTGCAACGAAAGGATCCCCGGTTCGACGATTCCGCAAGTCTATACGGATCAGGAACAGGCGACTTTTGAAGCCACAAACTATTTGATTGCAAAAGGCTACAAAAAAATCGCCTACTGCACGGGCGGCAGCCTGACTAAGGGTGGCCACGGGAATGCCCGGACTGCAGGATTTGAGAGAGCGCTATTGGAAAGCCGACTTCCGATGAAGAAGGGTTGGATCTTCAAGGAAGTCCATACGATCGCGGATGGCCATCAGATTGCAGAGAACATTTTGAGCCTGCCGGAAAACAACCGGCCGGATGCGATCTTCACAGGCAGCGATGAAGTGGCCAGCGGCATTCTGCAGAAGTTCCTGGAGGCAGGGAAGAAAGTTCCCGAAGATTTGGCGATCATGGGCTTCGACAATCAGCCGTTCACGGCGATGCTTGCGGTCAAGTTGACGACGATAGCGCAACCGGTCGATGCATTGGGAAGAGAAGCCACGAAGGTGTTGGTAGCGCAGATCGAAGAGACTGCTTATCAGATAGATACGACAGATTTGAAATTAGAATTGATCAAACGGGAATCCGCTTAG
- the istB gene encoding IS21-like element helper ATPase IstB produces the protein METDRLEEVCKQLRLSHIPRVIGTEGFETKEDWLLFLLENELKCREELKTARLFKQAKFPVRRTLDNYDWHDHITLPNPTTKEELISLSFIRQKENAVFVGTPGTGKTHLACALGQMATHAGVETRFWRVSELVGELERQWKNNTLEIFKHRFDKVKLVILDEMGYVPFTKEGAELLFQLISDWYETKSIIITSNLEFSQWNKVFIDTRLTAALVDRLIHHAHILSFTGESFRLKNALSRPKLSEKNFRRKCVYFFFAILCRNVLQNTELRYSFILLLLWFLICLPLSELSNNITGEFLSSM, from the coding sequence ATGGAAACCGATCGTTTAGAAGAGGTCTGTAAGCAGTTGCGGCTCTCTCATATTCCTAGAGTCATTGGAACGGAGGGCTTTGAAACCAAAGAAGATTGGTTGCTATTCCTGTTGGAGAATGAATTGAAGTGCCGGGAAGAACTAAAGACGGCTCGGCTCTTCAAACAGGCCAAATTCCCTGTACGCCGGACTTTAGACAACTACGACTGGCATGATCATATCACGCTGCCAAATCCGACCACAAAGGAAGAGTTAATCAGCCTCTCCTTTATCCGCCAAAAAGAAAACGCCGTTTTCGTGGGTACCCCAGGAACTGGTAAGACGCATTTAGCTTGTGCTCTTGGCCAAATGGCCACGCATGCTGGTGTTGAAACACGCTTCTGGCGAGTCTCTGAATTGGTGGGAGAATTGGAACGCCAATGGAAGAACAACACGTTGGAGATCTTCAAGCACCGCTTTGACAAGGTGAAGTTGGTTATCCTAGATGAGATGGGCTATGTGCCGTTCACTAAGGAAGGTGCCGAGTTACTCTTCCAGCTGATCAGTGATTGGTATGAAACGAAAAGTATCATCATCACCAGTAATTTGGAGTTCAGCCAATGGAATAAGGTGTTTATCGATACACGTTTGACGGCGGCATTGGTGGACCGCTTGATTCATCACGCACACATTTTAAGCTTCACCGGAGAGAGCTTCCGGCTCAAAAACGCTCTATCAAGACCAAAATTATCAGAGAAAAATTTCAGGCGCAAATGTGTGTACTTTTTCTTTGCAATATTGTGTAGGAATGTCTTGCAAAACACAGAACTAAGATATTCTTTTATTTTATTGTTACTATGGTTTCTGATATGTTTGCCTTTATCAGAGTTATCAAACAATATAACTGGTGAATTTTTGTCTTCAATGTAG
- the istA gene encoding IS21 family transposase, with the protein MLAMTDINTIRNLRNNHDKSIQHIADELEINWRTAKKYADEDLLPEPKVRKKTGMMYVEHWGGIVALWLSEDSKLPKKKRRTVDFMTKELKNQGFPGSYRTVCDFVRDWKATHYVEANEDQGFERLEHPPAEAQLDFGTMEVCHEGAFKDIKALVMSFPYSNGGFAVALPAENQECLLEGMKELFRQVGGVPRKIRIDNMSTAVTQVKSKTEPAVLTDGFLQFATHYGFETQVCNPRSGNEKGSVENKVGYVRYNFFPATPIMKDFASFNEALAVQLAKDRERVHYEKHVLISELWLEEKTDLLALPDVAYPVFKEIEVKANKYNEIKLDGERIHVPRARNHSIIYGLLRFDSYQLVSTDGEIIAEGPRPYMMKKRAIDWQAILLDWRRKLRAMHYSRYWKYLPERIKLYLSHTDWKEQAKRVDQLLVFLVTNDMLGIDQNFYDLIGSSKEADAYDVDWNDYDAFLKSSNGEAAS; encoded by the coding sequence ATGCTCGCAATGACCGATATTAATACTATCAGAAATCTACGAAACAATCACGATAAATCTATTCAACACATAGCTGACGAATTGGAAATCAACTGGCGCACCGCAAAAAAGTATGCAGATGAGGATCTTTTACCTGAGCCGAAGGTCCGAAAGAAAACGGGCATGATGTATGTGGAACACTGGGGAGGCATCGTTGCTCTCTGGCTTTCTGAAGATTCTAAGCTCCCGAAGAAGAAGCGTAGGACCGTTGACTTTATGACTAAAGAATTGAAGAACCAGGGGTTCCCCGGTTCGTATCGCACGGTTTGTGATTTCGTTAGGGACTGGAAAGCCACTCACTACGTTGAAGCCAATGAAGATCAGGGCTTTGAGCGTTTGGAACATCCTCCGGCGGAAGCGCAGCTGGATTTTGGCACCATGGAGGTCTGCCATGAAGGAGCCTTTAAGGATATCAAAGCACTCGTGATGTCTTTTCCTTATAGTAACGGCGGATTTGCGGTGGCATTACCAGCGGAGAATCAAGAGTGTCTACTTGAAGGAATGAAGGAGCTATTCCGACAAGTTGGCGGCGTCCCACGAAAAATTCGCATTGATAATATGTCTACGGCAGTAACGCAAGTAAAGTCGAAGACGGAACCAGCAGTGTTAACGGATGGTTTCCTGCAGTTCGCTACGCATTATGGGTTTGAGACACAGGTGTGCAACCCTAGAAGCGGAAATGAAAAAGGCAGCGTAGAAAATAAAGTCGGCTATGTTCGCTACAACTTCTTTCCGGCCACTCCAATCATGAAGGACTTCGCAAGCTTTAATGAGGCATTGGCGGTTCAATTAGCGAAAGACAGGGAACGCGTTCATTATGAGAAACATGTACTTATCAGTGAACTCTGGCTTGAGGAAAAAACGGATCTTTTGGCATTGCCCGATGTCGCATATCCAGTCTTCAAGGAAATCGAAGTAAAAGCCAATAAGTACAACGAAATCAAGCTGGATGGCGAGCGAATCCATGTTCCTCGCGCCCGGAACCATTCCATCATCTACGGGCTGCTTCGCTTTGACTCCTATCAACTGGTTAGCACGGATGGTGAAATTATCGCTGAAGGCCCCCGGCCCTACATGATGAAGAAACGAGCGATTGACTGGCAAGCAATACTACTCGATTGGCGGCGCAAATTGCGTGCGATGCATTACTCTCGTTACTGGAAATATCTACCCGAACGCATCAAGCTCTATCTCAGCCATACCGATTGGAAAGAACAGGCAAAGCGTGTAGATCAGCTTCTCGTTTTTCTCGTCACCAACGATATGTTAGGTATTGATCAGAACTTCTACGACCTTATCGGTTCTTCGAAAGAAGCGGATGCCTATGATGTGGATTGGAATGACTATGATGCATTTCTCAAGTCATCTAATGGGGAGGCGGCGAGTTGA
- a CDS encoding nitroreductase family protein yields MTNKFINNDFSDIAFGRKSIRLYDENFKISQEEMLEMIQEATTTPSSVNMQPWRFVVVESEEAKAKLKPLIRFNTRQNDTSSAMVLIFGDMQCYEHGEEIYNAAVEQGKMSAEVRDQQLAAIIPYYKNFSKEQMNDVVKIDSSLAAMQLMLVARAHGYDTNPIGGFEADQLAEAVDLDKERYVPVMILSIGKAMEEGYESVRFAPEKITAFK; encoded by the coding sequence ATGACCAATAAATTTATCAACAACGATTTTTCGGATATCGCCTTCGGAAGAAAATCGATCCGTCTTTATGATGAAAATTTTAAAATCAGTCAGGAAGAAATGCTGGAAATGATCCAGGAAGCTACGACCACACCTTCATCCGTAAATATGCAACCTTGGCGTTTTGTGGTTGTTGAGAGCGAGGAAGCAAAAGCCAAATTAAAACCGCTGATCCGTTTCAACACAAGACAAAATGACACTTCGTCAGCGATGGTGCTGATATTCGGCGATATGCAATGCTATGAGCATGGGGAAGAAATCTACAACGCAGCCGTCGAACAAGGGAAAATGTCCGCAGAGGTCAGAGACCAACAATTGGCTGCGATCATTCCTTACTACAAGAACTTTTCAAAAGAGCAGATGAATGATGTTGTCAAGATCGATTCCAGTCTGGCAGCGATGCAGCTCATGCTGGTGGCCCGTGCCCATGGCTATGACACGAACCCTATTGGTGGCTTTGAGGCTGATCAATTGGCAGAAGCAGTTGATTTGGACAAAGAAAGATATGTTCCGGTCATGATCCTGTCAATCGGCAAGGCAATGGAAGAAGGATACGAATCCGTAAGATTTGCACCAGAAAAAATCACTGCATTCAAATAA
- a CDS encoding MarR family transcriptional regulator has protein sequence MDLREISRLLYQIKLTNQEINTLFEKETGFSLTRYEMLMFLKEKGTCSQNQIQTELKIDSAAITRHLKRLEQKGYVIRKRNAENNREVFVQLSDKALQDLEACGKEHDQGKSSLSLSLSDEEAEQLSDLLNKLYLKR, from the coding sequence ATGGACTTGAGAGAAATCAGCAGGTTGCTTTATCAGATCAAACTCACAAATCAGGAAATCAATACGCTGTTCGAAAAAGAAACAGGCTTCAGTTTGACGCGGTATGAGATGCTGATGTTCCTGAAAGAAAAGGGGACTTGTTCCCAAAACCAGATCCAGACAGAGCTGAAGATAGACAGCGCGGCAATCACGCGTCATCTGAAAAGATTGGAACAAAAGGGCTATGTCATCCGGAAACGGAACGCGGAGAACAACAGAGAGGTCTTTGTTCAATTATCCGACAAGGCACTCCAAGATTTGGAGGCTTGCGGAAAAGAACATGATCAGGGGAAATCTTCCCTATCGCTTTCATTAAGCGATGAAGAAGCGGAACAATTATCCGATTTACTGAATAAACTATACTTGAAAAGATAA
- a CDS encoding protein kinase, translating into MEIIDVLTEQISRIKPNEKYSVSQNQRHGQSDTYTVSDSNGKPFCIAKFFDYLENENFKRALGKSFIELYESLDDLLDNIDSLEDASWSIEEIVEAINLQTRCFRRYIDVCTREGLECFPKVLSFLSEIKIGNTFYGLLVEEFVDGITLDKILRQHGEKDIHVVIDFLEQLGQVILKMNSNGIVHRDISPDNIMFSGDKYILIDPGMVKVEDENPTVKSTYLLGKKFYASPEQYSGYAKNVTFASDLYAVGIIALEYILDKNPLKEIIQNGTHYGKLPHTELLNRYERNIEDLFYEKLDENEASAILFVIIKKMIQVDNRLRYDTMDSFILDLQSLRERMETE; encoded by the coding sequence ATGGAAATTATTGATGTATTAACAGAACAAATATCACGAATTAAACCTAATGAAAAATACTCTGTGTCTCAGAACCAAAGACATGGACAGTCGGATACATATACTGTATCTGATTCAAATGGTAAACCCTTCTGTATCGCCAAATTCTTTGATTATTTAGAAAATGAGAATTTTAAGAGAGCTTTAGGAAAATCTTTTATTGAACTATACGAGTCTTTAGACGATTTACTGGATAATATTGATTCTCTGGAAGATGCTTCATGGAGTATAGAGGAAATTGTTGAGGCTATCAATCTTCAAACACGATGCTTTAGAAGATACATAGATGTGTGTACAAGAGAGGGATTAGAGTGCTTTCCAAAAGTCCTTTCTTTTCTTTCTGAAATAAAAATTGGGAATACTTTCTATGGGTTATTAGTAGAAGAATTCGTTGATGGAATAACATTAGATAAAATTCTAAGGCAGCATGGGGAAAAGGATATTCATGTAGTTATTGATTTTCTCGAACAACTAGGTCAAGTCATTTTGAAAATGAATAGCAATGGAATAGTTCACAGAGATATTTCACCGGATAACATCATGTTTTCAGGGGATAAGTATATCCTAATAGACCCAGGAATGGTTAAAGTTGAAGATGAGAATCCAACTGTTAAATCGACATATCTTCTTGGGAAAAAATTCTACGCTTCACCTGAGCAGTATTCTGGTTATGCAAAAAATGTAACATTTGCAAGTGACTTATACGCCGTTGGAATAATTGCATTAGAATATATTCTTGATAAAAACCCTCTTAAAGAAATAATTCAAAACGGAACCCACTATGGGAAATTACCGCATACAGAATTGCTTAATAGATACGAAAGAAATATTGAGGACTTATTTTATGAAAAACTTGATGAGAACGAAGCAAGTGCAATTTTGTTCGTAATTATTAAGAAGATGATTCAAGTTGATAATAGACTCAGATATGACACAATGGATTCTTTTATTTTGGATCTTCAAAGTCTTCGAGAAAGGATGGAAACCGAATGA
- the rpsI gene encoding 30S ribosomal protein S9 → MAQAQYIATGRRKNSTARVRLLPGTGKIIFNKKDMEDYIPFAYLYEVIKQPLNLTGTLGSYDIFVNVNGGGFTGQAGAARHGISRALLEVDPDFRAPLKAAGLLTRDPRMVERKKPGLKKARKASQFSKR, encoded by the coding sequence TTGGCACAAGCACAATATATCGCAACTGGTCGTCGTAAGAATTCGACTGCACGCGTACGTTTATTACCAGGAACAGGTAAAATCATTTTCAACAAAAAAGACATGGAAGACTACATCCCATTCGCTTACTTATATGAAGTAATCAAACAACCTTTAAACCTTACAGGTACTTTAGGTAGCTATGATATCTTCGTTAACGTAAACGGCGGCGGATTCACTGGACAAGCTGGAGCAGCTCGTCACGGTATCTCTCGTGCATTGCTAGAAGTAGATCCTGACTTCCGCGCACCATTAAAAGCAGCTGGTCTGTTAACACGTGACCCACGTATGGTTGAACGTAAGAAACCAGGTTTGAAAAAAGCTCGTAAAGCTTCACAATTCTCAAAACGTTAA
- the rplM gene encoding 50S ribosomal protein L13: MRTTYMAKASEMDRKWFVIDATDIPLGRLSTQVATILRGKNKPTFTPHVDTGDYVIVINADKVTLTGKKASDKIYSRHSGYPGGLKQISAGELRAKNSRKLVELSVKGMLPKNSLGAKQFTKLHVYGEAVHPHEAQQPEVLDITNLI; this comes from the coding sequence GTGCGTACAACATACATGGCTAAAGCAAGCGAAATGGACCGTAAATGGTTCGTAATCGACGCAACTGACATCCCATTGGGACGTTTATCAACACAAGTTGCAACTATTTTACGCGGTAAAAACAAACCAACTTTCACACCACACGTAGACACTGGTGATTATGTGATTGTTATCAATGCAGACAAAGTTACATTAACAGGTAAAAAAGCATCTGACAAAATTTATTCCCGTCATTCAGGTTATCCAGGTGGGCTAAAACAAATTTCAGCTGGTGAATTACGTGCTAAAAATTCAAGAAAATTAGTTGAATTGTCAGTTAAAGGCATGCTACCTAAAAACTCTTTAGGCGCTAAACAATTCACTAAGTTACACGTATACGGTGAAGCAGTTCACCCACACGAAGCTCAACAACCAGAAGTTTTAGACATCACTAACCTAATTTAA
- a CDS encoding PLP-dependent transferase codes for MDNISIQSYLAQLGNRKDPKTGAVSAPIYLSTAYGHPGLGQSTGYDYTRTANPTRDILQEGLAVLENGVQGFATSSGMSAIQLAFSIFPANSHFVASRDLYGGSFRYFQDMERKGFYSFTYVDDPIDIASAIQANTAAVYIETPTNPLMKETDITAVAEIAKKHGLLVIVDNTFYTPLLQRPLDLGADIVVHSATKYLGGHNDLLAGAVVTNDKELGEQLAFQLNTAGGTLDAFDCWLLVRGMKTLPLRMKQHQANAQAIVAYLESEDLIKSVYYPGKGGMLSFTLHDKAYIPAVLDALNIFTFAESLGGVESLITYPTTQTHADIPVEVRESYGLTDDLLRISTGIEDADDLIADLRQAFAKAAVIAKV; via the coding sequence ATGGATAATATCAGCATTCAGAGTTATCTTGCGCAATTGGGCAACAGAAAAGATCCGAAAACTGGCGCCGTCAGTGCTCCGATTTATTTGTCCACAGCTTATGGACATCCTGGTCTGGGCCAATCGACTGGCTATGACTATACCCGCACCGCTAATCCGACTAGGGATATCCTTCAGGAAGGCTTAGCAGTACTTGAAAACGGCGTCCAAGGGTTCGCCACCAGCTCAGGCATGAGCGCCATCCAGCTCGCCTTCAGCATTTTCCCGGCCAACAGCCATTTCGTCGCATCCAGGGACCTTTACGGCGGCAGCTTCCGTTATTTCCAGGATATGGAGAGAAAAGGATTCTATTCCTTCACCTATGTCGATGACCCGATTGATATAGCGTCGGCCATCCAGGCGAATACGGCCGCTGTCTACATCGAAACGCCGACCAACCCGCTGATGAAGGAAACAGACATCACGGCAGTGGCTGAGATCGCCAAAAAACACGGTTTGTTGGTGATTGTGGATAATACCTTCTACACCCCTCTGTTGCAGCGTCCGCTCGACCTGGGCGCGGATATCGTCGTCCACAGCGCGACCAAGTACCTCGGTGGCCACAATGACCTGTTGGCCGGGGCCGTTGTGACAAACGACAAGGAGCTCGGCGAACAGTTGGCCTTCCAACTGAATACGGCAGGCGGCACTTTGGACGCCTTCGACTGTTGGCTCTTGGTCCGCGGGATGAAGACGTTACCGTTGCGCATGAAGCAACATCAGGCCAATGCACAGGCTATCGTTGCCTATCTGGAATCGGAAGATCTGATCAAATCGGTGTATTATCCGGGTAAAGGCGGCATGCTCAGCTTCACGCTCCATGATAAAGCCTACATTCCCGCCGTGTTGGATGCCCTGAACATCTTCACTTTCGCCGAAAGCCTGGGCGGGGTCGAGAGTTTGATCACCTACCCGACTACCCAGACCCATGCCGATATTCCGGTTGAAGTCCGCGAATCCTACGGTTTGACGGACGATCTGCTGCGCATTTCGACAGGGATCGAGGACGCGGATGATCTGATCGCCGATCTGCGTCAGGCCTTTGCAAAGGCCGCAGTTATTGCCAAAGTCTGA
- a CDS encoding chorismate mutase has translation MFEKERAEIDAIDQELVRLFERRMDAVTEIARIKKEHKLPILDQSREDRVLDKVRGLTENKAYEDSMEDLFRSLMTITKAFETKQNEQ, from the coding sequence ATGTTTGAAAAGGAAAGAGCGGAGATCGATGCCATCGACCAGGAACTGGTAAGACTGTTCGAACGCCGGATGGATGCAGTGACGGAGATTGCGCGGATCAAGAAAGAGCACAAATTGCCGATCCTGGACCAATCCAGGGAAGATAGGGTGCTGGATAAAGTGCGCGGGCTGACCGAGAACAAAGCCTACGAAGACAGCATGGAAGACCTCTTCCGCTCCTTGATGACGATCACGAAAGCATTCGAAACCAAACAGAACGAACAATAA